From a region of the Chitinophaga caseinilytica genome:
- the recJ gene encoding single-stranded-DNA-specific exonuclease RecJ, with product MQKRWTVKKYQPSQEQQLQAALKIHPILCRLLVQRGITKFEDARHFFRPSLDDLHDPWLMKDMDKAVSRLEEAFFRREKILVYGDYDVDGTTAVATVYGFLQQLYDNIEFYIPHRYREGYGISMQGIEYARDNDFGLIIALDCGIKSVEYIGHAASLGIDFIICDHHLPDAILPPAVAILNPKQEDCPYPYKELSGCGIGFKLISALAQKKGFPMSGVYQYLDLVSTSIAADIVPMTGENRVLAFHGLKQVNEAPSPGIKALLRLSNLKEKLTTSNLVFVIAPRVNAAGRMDDARKAVNLFMETDEDKAFAIAEMLHGDNQERKGIDMSITQEAVSIIQNDAAMIARKSTVLFQPHWHKGVVGIVASRLIDKYFYRPTIILTQSNDKVAGSARSVSGFNVYEAIHQCKDLLENYGGHFYAAGMTLKPENVTAFQERFEAVVSATISPDLLIPEIVIDTEVWLSDLTPAFYNILRQFEPLGPENLRPVFIARNLTDTGFSRIVKDEHIKLSVRQRGGTPFSGIGFFMADKFEIISGKKPFDLVFTVEENEWNGNTTLQLKAIDIRPSGA from the coding sequence ATGCAGAAACGCTGGACAGTAAAGAAATATCAACCATCACAGGAGCAACAGCTCCAGGCAGCTTTGAAAATCCACCCCATACTATGCCGCCTGCTGGTACAAAGGGGGATCACTAAATTTGAAGATGCACGCCATTTCTTCAGGCCTTCGCTGGACGATCTCCACGATCCATGGCTCATGAAGGATATGGACAAAGCCGTTTCCCGGCTGGAAGAAGCCTTCTTCCGCCGCGAGAAAATCCTCGTGTACGGCGATTACGACGTAGACGGCACCACCGCCGTGGCCACCGTATATGGCTTCCTGCAACAACTGTACGACAATATCGAATTCTATATCCCCCACCGCTACCGCGAAGGGTACGGCATTTCCATGCAAGGCATTGAATATGCGCGGGATAACGACTTCGGGCTCATCATCGCGCTGGACTGCGGCATCAAATCCGTCGAGTACATCGGCCATGCCGCATCTCTCGGCATCGATTTCATTATTTGCGACCACCACCTTCCCGATGCCATTCTCCCCCCGGCCGTCGCCATTCTCAATCCCAAACAGGAAGACTGCCCTTATCCTTATAAGGAGCTTTCCGGCTGCGGGATCGGGTTTAAGCTGATCAGCGCCCTGGCGCAGAAGAAAGGTTTCCCCATGAGCGGGGTATATCAATATCTCGACCTCGTGTCTACCAGCATCGCCGCCGATATCGTTCCCATGACGGGTGAAAACCGCGTGCTCGCCTTCCATGGCCTCAAACAGGTCAACGAAGCACCGTCGCCGGGGATCAAGGCGCTGCTGCGACTGAGCAACCTGAAGGAAAAACTTACCACTTCCAACCTCGTATTCGTCATCGCGCCGCGCGTAAACGCCGCCGGAAGGATGGACGATGCCCGCAAAGCCGTGAACCTTTTCATGGAAACCGACGAAGACAAGGCTTTCGCCATTGCGGAAATGCTGCATGGAGACAACCAGGAGCGCAAGGGGATCGATATGAGCATCACCCAGGAAGCGGTCAGCATTATCCAGAACGACGCAGCCATGATCGCCCGGAAATCCACCGTGCTGTTCCAGCCCCACTGGCATAAAGGGGTTGTGGGCATCGTGGCGTCCCGGCTCATCGATAAATATTTCTACCGGCCCACCATCATCCTCACACAGAGCAACGACAAGGTGGCGGGCTCCGCACGCTCCGTGTCCGGTTTCAACGTGTACGAAGCCATCCACCAGTGCAAAGACCTCCTCGAAAATTACGGCGGCCACTTCTACGCAGCGGGCATGACCCTCAAACCGGAGAACGTGACAGCTTTCCAGGAGCGTTTCGAAGCCGTTGTTTCTGCCACCATCAGCCCCGACCTGCTCATTCCCGAGATCGTGATCGACACTGAAGTGTGGCTGTCTGACCTCACTCCCGCTTTCTACAACATCCTCCGGCAATTCGAGCCCCTCGGCCCCGAAAACCTCCGGCCCGTATTCATCGCCAGGAACCTGACCGACACCGGGTTTTCCCGCATCGTGAAAGACGAACATATTAAATTGTCCGTCCGCCAGCGCGGTGGCACCCCGTTTTCCGGCATCGGCTTCTTCATGGCCGATAAATTCGAGATCATTTCCGGCAAAAAACCGTTCGACCTCGTTTTTACCGTGGAAGAAAACGAATGGAACGGCAACACTACCCTTCAACTCAAAGCCATCGACATCCGGCCTTCCGGGGCATAA
- a CDS encoding alpha/beta hydrolase-fold protein — protein sequence MSNLSKIRTFFALALVALMMSCSRDSEVPAPAKPVDNGKGTETPPPATGTSNLTTGVTAQKVKSPKQVTDFLRQLPATYNDNPNKKWPVIIFLHGVGERGNDINQVKRAGLAARAAQDPNFPFIVISPQCKASSWWDVPSLEVLYDQVVKEYNVDPSRIYLTGLSMGGYGTWSWALSKPDRFAAFVPICGEGTPSKACVLKDKPVWVFHNADDPTVPVKGSRDMVNAIRSCGGTLVKYTENATGGHNAWTKAYNDPALYTWLNQQKK from the coding sequence ATGAGTAACTTGAGTAAGATCCGAACGTTTTTTGCATTGGCCCTGGTGGCTTTGATGATGAGCTGCAGCCGCGACAGCGAAGTGCCTGCGCCTGCCAAACCAGTTGATAATGGGAAAGGGACGGAAACGCCGCCCCCTGCCACCGGTACCTCCAACCTGACCACTGGGGTTACCGCGCAAAAAGTGAAGAGCCCTAAGCAGGTGACCGACTTCCTCCGCCAGTTGCCGGCTACCTACAACGACAATCCGAACAAGAAATGGCCGGTCATTATTTTCCTCCACGGAGTGGGCGAGCGTGGCAACGACATTAACCAGGTAAAGCGCGCCGGGCTGGCAGCACGGGCGGCCCAGGACCCCAACTTCCCGTTTATCGTCATCTCCCCGCAGTGTAAGGCCTCCAGCTGGTGGGACGTGCCCAGCCTCGAAGTGTTGTACGATCAGGTGGTGAAGGAATATAATGTAGACCCGTCCAGGATTTACCTGACGGGCCTCAGCATGGGCGGGTACGGCACCTGGAGCTGGGCGCTCAGCAAACCGGACCGTTTTGCTGCCTTCGTGCCGATCTGCGGGGAAGGTACCCCTTCAAAGGCTTGCGTGCTGAAAGATAAGCCGGTGTGGGTTTTCCACAATGCCGACGACCCAACCGTTCCTGTAAAGGGCTCGCGCGACATGGTGAACGCCATCCGGAGTTGCGGCGGTACTTTGGTGAAATACACGGAGAATGCTACCGGCGGGCATAATGCCTGGACGAAAGCCTATAATGATCCGGCATTATACACCTGGTTGAACCAGCAGAAGAAATAG
- the htpG gene encoding molecular chaperone HtpG has product MQKGAIRVQTENIFPIIKKFLYSDHDIFLRELVSNAVDASQKLKTLASVGEFKGEIGEADVTVSLDKEKKTITISDRGIGMTAEEVDKYINQVAFSGAEEFVKKYKGQGDGANIIGHFGLGFYSSFMVSSQVEIFTKSWKPDSQAVRWECDGSPEYQLENTEKESRGTDIVLHINEESEEFLDEHRIRTILEKFCRFLPVPIKFQGEQINNTSPAWVKKPSELTADDYQAFYKELYPFAEPPLFWIHLNVDYPFNLTGILYFPKITKTYEIQKDKISLYSNQVFVTDEVKNIVPEFLMLLHGVIDSPDIPLNVSRSYLQGDPNVKKINAHITKKVADKLDEMFRTDRKSFEEKWEHIALFVKYGMMTEDKFLDKAGKFHLLEDVDGGTFYTLEEYRTAAAAVQTNKEDKLVILYATNPTQQDSYIAAAKAKGYKVVKMETMVDAGFINQMEHKWENVMFTRVDADIADNLINPDAATQSVLSEAQEGTLKDIFTGQVALPGVKVELKGLGAQDQPVIVTRGELMRRMKDMAAMGGSAASWYAGMPDEITMTVNANHPIYQRILGEGDSGLQQKQVRNLADLALLSQGLLTGADLTAFVNRSVELMEK; this is encoded by the coding sequence ATGCAGAAAGGTGCCATACGTGTACAAACAGAGAACATTTTCCCCATTATCAAGAAATTCCTCTATTCCGATCATGACATTTTCCTGCGGGAACTGGTCAGCAACGCAGTGGATGCCTCCCAGAAACTCAAAACCCTGGCCAGCGTAGGCGAATTCAAAGGCGAGATCGGAGAAGCCGACGTCACCGTTTCCCTCGATAAAGAAAAGAAAACCATCACCATCTCCGACCGCGGCATCGGCATGACCGCCGAAGAAGTCGACAAATACATCAACCAGGTCGCCTTCTCCGGTGCGGAAGAATTCGTGAAGAAATATAAAGGACAGGGAGACGGCGCCAATATCATCGGCCACTTCGGCCTCGGGTTCTACTCCTCCTTCATGGTATCTTCCCAGGTGGAAATCTTCACCAAATCCTGGAAACCCGATTCCCAGGCCGTTCGCTGGGAATGCGACGGCAGCCCGGAATACCAGCTCGAAAACACCGAAAAAGAATCCCGCGGCACCGATATCGTATTGCATATCAATGAAGAAAGCGAAGAATTTCTCGATGAGCACCGCATCCGCACCATCCTCGAAAAATTCTGCCGCTTCCTCCCCGTGCCCATCAAATTCCAGGGAGAACAAATCAATAATACATCCCCCGCCTGGGTCAAAAAACCGTCGGAGCTCACCGCAGACGACTACCAGGCTTTCTATAAGGAGCTGTATCCCTTCGCGGAGCCGCCCCTGTTCTGGATCCACCTCAATGTAGACTATCCCTTCAACCTCACAGGGATCCTCTACTTCCCCAAAATCACCAAAACGTACGAAATACAGAAAGACAAGATCAGCCTGTATTCCAACCAGGTTTTCGTGACAGACGAGGTGAAGAACATCGTGCCCGAGTTCCTCATGCTGCTCCACGGTGTGATCGACTCGCCCGACATCCCCCTCAACGTTAGCCGCAGCTACCTCCAGGGCGATCCCAACGTGAAGAAGATCAACGCACATATCACCAAGAAAGTGGCCGATAAACTGGACGAAATGTTCCGGACCGACCGCAAATCTTTCGAGGAAAAATGGGAACACATCGCCCTGTTCGTGAAATACGGGATGATGACCGAAGACAAGTTCCTCGATAAAGCCGGCAAGTTCCACCTCCTCGAAGACGTGGACGGCGGCACTTTCTACACACTGGAAGAATACCGCACCGCGGCCGCTGCCGTGCAGACCAACAAGGAAGACAAGCTCGTGATCCTCTACGCCACCAATCCCACGCAGCAAGACAGCTACATCGCTGCCGCAAAAGCCAAAGGATATAAAGTGGTGAAAATGGAAACGATGGTAGACGCCGGTTTCATCAACCAGATGGAGCACAAATGGGAAAACGTCATGTTCACCCGGGTAGACGCCGACATCGCCGACAACCTCATCAACCCCGACGCCGCCACGCAAAGCGTGCTCAGCGAAGCGCAGGAAGGAACGTTGAAAGACATATTTACCGGCCAGGTAGCACTGCCCGGCGTGAAAGTGGAACTGAAAGGCCTCGGCGCGCAAGACCAGCCCGTGATCGTTACCCGCGGCGAACTGATGCGCAGGATGAAAGACATGGCCGCCATGGGCGGATCGGCCGCCAGCTGGTATGCCGGCATGCCCGACGAAATCACCATGACCGTCAACGCCAACCATCCTATTTACCAGCGCATCCTGGGAGAAGGGGACAGCGGGCTGCAACAGAAGCAGGTTCGCAACCTCGCCGACCTGGCGCTGCTGTCGCAGGGCCTGCTGACCGGCGCCGATCTTACGGCGTTCGTGAACCGTAGCGTGGAACTGATGGAGAAATAA
- the rpsF gene encoding 30S ribosomal protein S6 has product MSNYELMVIFTPVLSEEDYKAAQKKFADLVKDNGGAIVHENPWGLRSLAYPIQKKTTGMYLVLEYTAPSDFNEKLKIQLNRDENVLRYMFTKLDKHAVAYNTRKKGNYDAEPKTAEA; this is encoded by the coding sequence ATGTCAAACTACGAATTGATGGTGATCTTTACCCCTGTGCTTTCTGAGGAAGACTACAAAGCTGCCCAGAAAAAATTCGCTGACCTTGTGAAAGACAATGGCGGTGCGATTGTGCACGAAAATCCCTGGGGCCTGAGATCACTGGCGTACCCGATCCAGAAGAAGACCACGGGCATGTACCTGGTACTGGAGTACACTGCGCCATCCGACTTCAATGAGAAGCTGAAGATCCAGCTGAACCGCGATGAAAATGTATTGCGTTACATGTTTACCAAACTGGACAAGCACGCGGTAGCGTACAACACCCGGAAGAAAGGTAACTATGATGCTGAACCTAAAACCGCAGAAGCTTAA
- the rpsR gene encoding 30S ribosomal protein S18 has product MAVKQEIKYLTAVKQEKRQKKYCRFKKLGIKYVDYKDAEFLKKFLNDQGKMLPRRISGNSLKFQRKVAEAIKKARQMALLPYVTDLLK; this is encoded by the coding sequence ATGGCAGTTAAACAAGAAATCAAGTACTTAACCGCGGTTAAGCAAGAGAAGCGCCAGAAAAAATACTGCCGCTTCAAGAAATTGGGTATCAAGTATGTAGATTACAAAGATGCCGAGTTTCTGAAAAAGTTCCTGAACGATCAGGGCAAGATGCTGCCTCGCCGTATCAGCGGTAACTCGCTGAAATTCCAGCGCAAGGTAGCCGAGGCTATCAAGAAAGCCCGCCAGATGGCGCTGTTGCCTTATGTTACTGACCTTTTAAAGTAA
- the rplI gene encoding 50S ribosomal protein L9: MQVILIQDVDNLGQKNELVAVKNGYARNFLIPQKFAVEASESNLKQLNERVKVQKVKEEKMLAEIAKVVEVLKAAPVKIGAKTGTSGKIFGSVTGVQIARAIKEQKGYEIDRRRIHILGDVKELGLYKARLDFGKGNEAELEFEVVAE; this comes from the coding sequence ATGCAAGTAATCTTAATACAAGACGTAGACAATCTGGGCCAGAAGAATGAACTGGTAGCCGTGAAGAACGGTTACGCCAGGAACTTCCTGATCCCCCAAAAGTTCGCCGTAGAGGCCAGCGAGTCTAACCTGAAGCAACTCAACGAGCGCGTGAAAGTGCAGAAAGTGAAAGAAGAGAAAATGCTCGCTGAAATCGCCAAAGTGGTAGAAGTGCTGAAAGCCGCTCCCGTTAAAATCGGCGCGAAAACCGGCACCTCCGGCAAAATCTTCGGTTCTGTTACCGGCGTTCAGATCGCCCGCGCGATCAAAGAACAGAAAGGTTATGAGATCGACCGTCGTCGCATCCATATCCTCGGTGATGTGAAAGAACTGGGCCTGTACAAAGCCCGCCTCGATTTCGGTAAAGGCAACGAAGCCGAACTGGAATTCGAAGTGGTTGCTGAATAA
- a CDS encoding ABC transporter permease: protein MRTKDVFSLALRSVSANRLRAGLTVTVIAFGIMALVSILTVIDALQYKIYDSFASMGANGFSIRNREMRIRMGGGGGAVRGTSTGQRRKVRTSNQNKVITFGEAMEFKKRYDFPATVGLMFRAGGGMTVYRENYKTNPNIQVIGGDENYLKLNNYNLRYGRNFTKADIESGRNVAVLGWDVAKTLFGEFPERALNSNVRLGNVRYRVIGILESKGSSNMFSADNVVVTTVTSTRRVFNRPWASYQINVNVNDIKLQDEAIGEATGLFRVIRRMDFNEENNFFISRSDSIAEMLFRQLGMVTAAATLIGLITLVGSAIGLMNIMLVSVAERTREIGVNKALGATGPTIRLQFVFESVIISILGGMLGVMLGILVGNLVASLMGSSFFIPWGWTIGGILACAVVGLMSGIYPAVKASRLDPIVALRYE from the coding sequence ATGCGTACAAAAGATGTATTTTCCCTCGCCCTGCGCTCAGTGAGCGCCAACCGCCTCCGGGCGGGCCTTACCGTGACGGTGATCGCCTTCGGTATCATGGCGCTCGTGAGCATCCTCACGGTGATCGACGCGCTGCAATACAAGATCTACGACAGTTTCGCCAGCATGGGCGCCAATGGTTTCTCCATCCGCAACCGCGAAATGCGCATCCGCATGGGCGGTGGCGGCGGTGCCGTTCGGGGAACGAGCACGGGCCAGCGCAGGAAGGTCCGCACTTCCAACCAAAACAAGGTCATTACTTTTGGTGAAGCGATGGAATTCAAGAAGCGGTACGATTTCCCCGCTACGGTAGGCCTCATGTTCCGTGCAGGCGGCGGTATGACCGTGTACCGCGAAAACTACAAGACCAATCCCAACATCCAGGTGATCGGCGGCGACGAGAACTACCTCAAGCTCAATAACTACAACCTTCGATACGGCAGGAATTTCACGAAAGCCGATATTGAATCCGGCCGGAACGTAGCTGTTTTGGGTTGGGACGTGGCGAAAACGTTATTCGGGGAATTCCCCGAACGGGCCCTCAACTCGAATGTGCGCCTGGGCAACGTCCGCTACCGCGTGATCGGGATATTGGAAAGCAAAGGCAGCAGCAATATGTTCAGCGCCGATAATGTGGTGGTGACGACGGTGACCAGCACGCGGCGGGTGTTCAACCGCCCCTGGGCGTCTTACCAGATCAACGTCAACGTAAACGATATCAAGCTGCAGGACGAGGCGATAGGGGAGGCCACGGGGCTTTTCCGCGTCATCCGCAGGATGGATTTCAACGAGGAGAACAATTTCTTCATCAGTCGCAGCGATAGTATCGCCGAAATGCTGTTCCGGCAATTGGGGATGGTGACGGCGGCGGCTACGTTGATCGGGCTCATTACGCTGGTGGGCTCGGCGATCGGGTTGATGAACATCATGCTGGTGTCTGTTGCGGAGCGGACGCGGGAGATCGGGGTGAACAAGGCCCTCGGTGCCACGGGCCCCACGATCCGGCTGCAGTTCGTGTTCGAATCGGTGATCATCAGTATCCTGGGCGGGATGCTCGGGGTGATGTTGGGGATCCTGGTAGGGAACCTGGTGGCCAGTTTGATGGGCTCGTCGTTTTTCATCCCCTGGGGGTGGACGATCGGGGGCATCCTGGCCTGTGCAGTGGTGGGCCTGATGAGCGGGATATACCCGGCTGTGAAGGCATCCCGGCTGGATCCCATCGTGGCGCTGCGCTACGAGTAA
- a CDS encoding NADH-quinone oxidoreductase subunit N, translated as MFVGLVVKQKQYIKYFAIAGTVLAFIANLLDVQQGYGVMHGMVEVSSFSVLFNAIAIASTALYFLLCGSAFEKVGEDVADYFALIFFILAGIMLTGAYSNLLMLFLAIEIISIPQYILAGADKKNLKSNEASLKYFLMGSFTTGILLMGIALIYGATGTFDLREMGLGTGELSPLALCGIILLGFSLAFKVSAAPFHFWTPDVYDGSPTVFTAFMATIVKAASFIAFMRLFHVSFSGGNISHHWQLILAIITAATLIIGNLTAVFQQSVKRMLAYSSIAQAGFMLFAIVAHNEMSSQGLILYAAAYSVATIGIFAILLKMNDYTFDGFNGLARRQPLVAVVCAIFLFSLAGIPLTAGFFAKYFVLSAAVQQGDLLWLVILGVLCAAISAYYYFRVIIAMYFKPGEADAQGVTPGFKAMLVVAAAIVIVLGIFPNLLLQFL; from the coding sequence ATGTTCGTGGGACTGGTTGTCAAACAGAAGCAGTATATCAAATATTTCGCGATCGCCGGTACGGTGCTCGCCTTCATCGCCAACCTGCTCGACGTGCAGCAGGGCTACGGCGTGATGCACGGCATGGTGGAAGTGAGTTCCTTTTCCGTGCTGTTCAATGCCATCGCCATCGCCTCCACGGCCCTCTACTTCCTGCTTTGCGGCAGCGCGTTCGAGAAAGTGGGGGAAGACGTGGCCGATTACTTTGCGCTGATCTTCTTCATCCTGGCGGGTATCATGCTAACGGGGGCGTACAGCAACCTGTTGATGCTGTTCCTCGCCATCGAGATCATCTCCATCCCGCAATACATCCTCGCGGGCGCAGATAAAAAGAACCTGAAAAGCAACGAGGCTTCGCTGAAATACTTCCTGATGGGCTCCTTCACCACGGGTATCCTCCTCATGGGCATCGCGCTCATCTACGGCGCTACCGGCACGTTCGATCTGCGTGAAATGGGCCTGGGCACCGGGGAACTGAGCCCCCTGGCACTGTGCGGCATCATCCTGCTGGGCTTCTCCCTCGCATTCAAAGTATCCGCCGCGCCTTTCCACTTCTGGACGCCCGACGTGTACGACGGTTCCCCGACCGTGTTCACCGCCTTCATGGCCACCATCGTAAAAGCCGCGAGCTTCATCGCTTTCATGCGCCTTTTCCATGTGAGCTTCTCCGGCGGCAACATCAGCCACCACTGGCAACTGATCCTGGCCATCATCACCGCGGCTACCCTCATCATCGGTAACCTCACGGCCGTGTTCCAGCAAAGCGTGAAGCGCATGCTCGCATACTCCAGCATCGCGCAGGCGGGTTTCATGCTGTTCGCCATCGTGGCGCACAATGAAATGTCAAGCCAGGGCCTCATCCTTTACGCAGCGGCTTACAGTGTGGCTACCATCGGTATCTTCGCCATCTTGCTGAAAATGAACGACTATACGTTCGACGGTTTCAACGGTCTTGCCCGCAGGCAGCCGCTGGTAGCTGTCGTTTGCGCGATTTTCCTGTTTTCGCTGGCAGGTATTCCGCTGACTGCGGGTTTCTTCGCCAAGTACTTCGTGCTGAGCGCAGCCGTTCAGCAGGGAGATCTGTTGTGGCTGGTGATCCTGGGGGTGCTTTGCGCCGCTATCAGCGCCTACTACTACTTCCGCGTGATCATCGCCATGTACTTCAAGCCCGGAGAGGCGGATGCACAGGGCGTTACGCCGGGCTTCAAAGCCATGCTGGTTGTGGCGGCGGCCATCGTGATCGTGCTCGGTATTTTCCCGAACCTGCTCCTGCAATTCCTGTAA
- a CDS encoding NADH-quinone oxidoreductase subunit M — MLTVLLILIPLVTGLITFGLSGRGAKVFSLISSLATLAVTLAAWAQFRTAPEALRFTAEWIPQLGSQINLGLDGLSLMLVLLTTISFPLIFTTVLSRNYERSGAFYGLMLLSQAGMLGVFLSYDALLFYVFWELALIPVYFLCSMWGGEKAIPVTFKFFVYTFAGSLLMLVGIIYIYFQTEGSFSWQTFTSLHLSNDEQSWLFWLFFVAFAIKMPVFPFHTWQPDTYEQSPTPVTMVLSGVMVKMGLFGVMRWLKPVLPAGADMWQEAAILLSVIGIIYASCIAIMQSDLKKLIAYSSIAHIGLMSAAIFAGNEQSLAGVQVQMFNHGINIIGLWIIIEVIEQRLGTKNMQQLGGIASVAPALSILLVIVSLANIALPLTNGFIGEFLMFSGLFQHNVWFAAVSAIAIILAAVYMLRMLQKVLFGETNALTATTTDLKGGEMLALVCITAMIFVLGVYPKPLLELVSGTGIENTVAALTGR, encoded by the coding sequence ATGTTGACAGTATTACTCATATTGATCCCTTTGGTGACGGGGCTGATTACATTCGGACTCAGCGGCCGTGGCGCCAAGGTTTTCAGCCTGATATCCTCACTGGCCACGCTGGCCGTTACCCTGGCCGCCTGGGCGCAATTCCGTACGGCTCCCGAAGCACTGCGCTTCACCGCCGAATGGATTCCCCAACTCGGCAGCCAGATCAACCTCGGCCTCGATGGTCTGAGCCTCATGCTCGTGCTGCTCACGACCATTTCCTTCCCGCTCATCTTCACCACCGTACTGAGCCGTAACTACGAAAGATCGGGCGCCTTTTACGGCCTGATGCTCCTTTCGCAGGCGGGCATGCTGGGCGTTTTCCTTTCGTACGACGCGCTGCTGTTTTACGTGTTCTGGGAACTGGCCCTCATCCCCGTATACTTCCTCTGCTCCATGTGGGGCGGCGAGAAAGCCATCCCGGTGACGTTTAAGTTCTTCGTTTACACCTTCGCCGGTTCGCTGCTCATGCTGGTCGGTATTATATATATCTACTTCCAGACCGAAGGCTCCTTCAGCTGGCAAACCTTCACCAGCCTGCACCTCAGCAACGATGAGCAAAGCTGGCTGTTCTGGCTCTTCTTCGTGGCTTTCGCCATCAAGATGCCGGTTTTCCCCTTCCACACCTGGCAGCCCGACACCTACGAACAATCGCCCACGCCCGTTACCATGGTGCTGAGCGGTGTGATGGTGAAAATGGGCCTGTTCGGCGTGATGCGCTGGCTGAAGCCCGTGCTCCCCGCTGGTGCAGACATGTGGCAGGAAGCCGCCATCCTCCTTAGCGTGATCGGCATCATCTACGCATCCTGCATCGCCATCATGCAATCCGACCTGAAGAAACTGATCGCTTACTCCTCCATCGCCCACATCGGGCTGATGAGCGCCGCGATCTTCGCCGGTAACGAACAAAGCCTCGCCGGCGTGCAGGTACAGATGTTCAACCACGGCATCAATATCATCGGCCTCTGGATCATCATCGAAGTGATCGAGCAGCGCCTCGGTACCAAAAACATGCAGCAACTGGGCGGTATCGCCTCCGTTGCGCCCGCCCTGTCTATCCTCCTGGTGATCGTAAGCCTGGCGAACATCGCCCTGCCGCTCACCAACGGGTTCATCGGCGAGTTCCTCATGTTCAGCGGCCTGTTCCAGCACAACGTTTGGTTCGCCGCCGTTTCCGCGATCGCCATCATCCTCGCCGCCGTATATATGCTGCGCATGCTGCAGAAAGTACTGTTCGGGGAAACCAACGCGCTCACGGCTACCACCACCGACCTGAAAGGCGGGGAGATGCTGGCGTTGGTGTGCATCACCGCCATGATCTTCGTGCTCGGCGTATATCCGAAACCGTTGCTGGAGCTTGTTTCCGGTACCGGGATTGAAAACACCGTAGCCGCACTGACCGGACGTTGA